A window of Leishmania major strain Friedlin complete genome, chromosome 27 genomic DNA:
GCGTCCGCCAACATCGTGGGAAACTACTGTCTCAGCGCCCGGCTGTATAGCCACTCAGGCATTGATGCAAGCGGTGTATGGGAGAGACAATAAGAAAAAGGAAGCGGCGCGCCAGCCCTCGGCCATCTCGCCAACTGCAGTGGCCGCCTCACAGCTTGTTGTCCTCAGCCTGGTTGGCAGGAAACACTTCGCCACGCCTTTTTGGCGGCTCTGGTGCACTGCAGCGGTCCGTCTTCGCTTGCCCACCGCCTACCCCCATGCCCGCGGCACtaccgctgacgctgctAGCCGGCtccacgcgtgtgtgtccctCGCACACCCGTGCGCATTGCACGTGCGCTGTCATCGGATATGCGGAGAGGCACACTGATTTGGTGATGTAGTCGATGCCGTCCAGGTTGCAGTCGTCCGTGCACGAGATGCAGTAGAAGGCTGTCACGTGCTTGATTCCGCCCTGCAGAGAGTCGTCCACCGGTGCCGCGACAGCCTGTTGTgccagctgcgtcgccgtAACGACGGGAGAAGAGAGGCTGTTCGTGAGCCCCACCACCTCTGCGCCATGGGGAATGATGGGTGCCACGGAACCCGGCATCAGCCGCATCAGCACCTGCCCATCCGTCGAGCAGATACGTCCATCACGGAGCAGGGCAGACATGAGACCGCGGAAACGCGCGTacgtgcgcggcggccgcaacGCCGGCGACACCTCGATCACCTTTCCTTGCCGCACGAAGAGACTCATGTACACGCGCAGCCGGTGCTGGTAGGCGAGGTCGGAGTCGAAGAGGGCCAGGAGACACTGATGAACAATGTCGGGCCGCACGTCTTTCAGGGACTCGTTGGCGATCTCGGTCGTCGCCGCCCTGTCGTAGGCGTCTACAAGACCCATGTTGCCCAGCAGGATGCCAGCCTTCTCTAGGATGACGACAATATCACGCGACTTTTCGGCATTGCTGCGGCTACCGCTAGTGTTGCGAGGAGCGTTGCCCGTGGGGCGGCCACCTCGAGACgaggaagcagcagcagcagcagcagtgccggaGCATtgtgacgacgacgagaaGCGAGGCTTGGTGAGAgacgaggagaaggagcgggtCCCAACGCTGCCAGTGCCcccacggccgccgcgaccgccaCGCGTGCGCTCGCCGGGCAGGTGTGGCCGCGGGATGGACTCGTCCGCGACTTGCGGTCGGTACCCGCCGGACCACTTGGAGCTGCTAGACATGCCGGCTGCGCTGTGGTCCCGATCACGAAAGCTGTCGCAGcggtcgccgccaccacggccacGACGACCGCGGCCCTCGAAgctaccgctgccgctgcgctggcgtTTAAAGTTGGACTGCATACCTACTGCCGATGAAGCAGGCGGGAAAAGAAGAGCCAAAGAAGTAAACACAAAAGGAGTGAGTTGTAGAAGCATGCCTGCTCGCCGATGAAGGGGCAAGCGCCGTCCGCCTGAGCTCTGGAGATGTGGTGCGtacgtgcgcatgcgcgtgtgtacatGCATCCTTTCGAATGGTGCGAGTCTCTCCTTACGACTGGTTGTCAGAGACTCACCTCAGGGAGCAGTGAGCAAACGAAAACGATGATGATGAAGGCAGCACGCTGAGATATCATATACGTCAGCGTGTACTCGCGATACTGTGGCGTGCACtttcgtttttcgttttttttcggtGGGGGGTCCGCGCCTTCTGAGAAGCCACGAAGCCATTCAGCACGCCGTGGGTCCTTTGAGAAACTTTAAcaaaaggggggaggggtgcacaGCAAGGAGCAGCACCCACATCCAGCACTGTGCTACTGCCCCCGTGTGCATCTGTCTGGGCGTGAGGGAAGCCTAGAGAAGTCCAGAGTGAGGCTAGTGCGCGCACATTCGGCGCTTGCCTTCACTCACTCCACTGAGCTTTTCTCCCCCACGCCATCCTGCACTGTCGCCCTCCCCGCTGCATCGCGTAGCGTTACTCCACGTCGATCACCTGCGCAGGCAACGGCACGCGACGGCACCCGACCGACTCCGTGTCTGTCGGTGTGATGACGGGAACGTCGCGGCAGGTTTCTTCCTCGCTGCccggtggcgccgacgccttGAGAGACGCGGCAGGGAGCGGTGGTGGAAGGGGGGCTCCGTCGACCGCAGCAGTTGAACCGCTAGTAGCGGGACCGCTTGCATTTCCAGCACGCAGCAAGAAGGCGCGGCCCAGCTCCTGAATGCGCTCCACGCTTTGCACAACAGCCGCGACATCGGCCTGCGCGTCATCGCCGTTTTCGGTCTTGCGGCACTTGCTCGGGTTCTCGGTATCGTTGAGGAAGACCAGATCGCGCGCTTGAAGGTGTCGCAGCACGGCCTCGCAATACAGGAGACCTCGGCGCAGGTCCTCGTTagacgagggcggcgccgtcgcgtcCATGTGCAAAGGTGCCGCGTGaagcgcctccgccagcgttggcgccgacgccaacTCCTCTGCCTgttcgccctcctccataGCGCGACGACGGGCCAGAAGCCATTTCTCCATCTCGCACCACTGCACTGCCtcgcggcgccacagcgcagGCCAAGAGGGGCAGCGACCATCAGCATCGTCATCGCCTCCCACCTTGTCGACCTCTCCGGATATACTTCCATCGTCACCTTGTAGGAGCTCCATGAGTGAGTGGGTGGCATGCTCGGACAGGTGCAGCTTCTctagcggcagcgtcgtgcaCTCCAagacgtgcagcagcgcagcagcagcgtctgcgAGGGCGACAGGGTCGTCGGTGCGCACAGCCGCGGAGCCCTCGCTTACAGTACAAGGTCCGCTTGCAAAGGCAAGGTCCGTCCatcgacgcacgcacgcaaccAACACTGCGTCCTCGGGGCTGTccgtcagcggcaccacgGCGACCTCGTCCAGCAGCCGCGCGGCCACCCAGCGTGCCACGCGAGCGTAAGGTAGACCAGATGGCAGCTCCGACCCCTCGCTCGCCTTCGAGAGATCCGACTCACATTCTAGCGACTGCAGGATGTGCGTCAGAGAGGCGAGTAGCGGCGCAAGAGACAGCAATACTGTCTTCAGCTCCATCGCGCAACGCTCCGCGGCGTCCGCCCCGCCCGCATCGGCCGGGGCATTaggtcgctgctgcgccacagcaACGGCAAGAGCGCGCCATGCACGAGGTACACCCAGGAGCAACAAGGCAGGCTGGGCACGTCGGGCGAGCTTTGCGGGCGCCGAGGTCCTCCCTGTCCCAGCGGTAGACGCGTGCTGCCGCACAGATATGAGCAGTTCACGCATCTGCGTTGTGGCGTCGGTCACTGCTGACGTTTCGGTGATAGTTGCCATCTCGCTCACCTTGCTCGCGCAAAGTTGGGGGGTAATGTGTGCCCGCATCACCGCCGTTAAGTGCGCGATCACCCTGGCACCCGCCGCACCGTCAACCTCACCTACGCACTCTACTCCagctgtcgctgcggcgcgtggGGAATGCAACCCTAGCATCTCTTCTCCGTAGGCCAGTAGCGCTACCGCTGCGCAGATCCATTGAAGCGGTATTGCAGCCATCGCATGTGCGCTCCCGAAGTCCGCCGGTTGCTCTGAGCCAGCCTTGCACCTGCCATCCCGGAAATCgtgtcgctgcagccgcaaGAGGCCCTCAACGAGTGAAGATGCCCCACAGCGAAGATCAGCCAAtacccgcagcagcagatgtaCGATTGTCGCTGCATCCTCAGTGGTGGAGGGTATACCCGGAGACCGTGCAGCGGATGCTACGTCGGTCACTGCCTCTTCCGCTCGACGGAAGAGCTCCGCCCACGCCTCCAGCACCATTAAGGCAGCCGAAGAGGAGTGAAGCGTGCCGGCGACAGACGAcaggaggagagaagcaaaGTGCGTACTCTTGGCGACAACTACATGCGACTCAGTTTTTCCGTCTCGGGACCCTGATGtgtccagctccgccgctgccaccatgGCTTCCACTCCGTGAGATTCACTTGCGCGCAGAGAccctgcagcacctgcgcgacTGGGCTCATTGCTCTGCTGGGG
This region includes:
- a CDS encoding conserved hypothetical protein (previous protein_id=AAZ09975.1): MGLVDAYDRAATTEIANESLKDVRPDIVHQCLLALFDSDLAYQHRLRVYMSLFVRQGKVIEVSPALRPPRTYARFRGLMSALLRDGRICSTDGQVLMRLMPGSVAPIIPHGAEVVGLTNSLSSPVVTATQLAQQAVAAPVDDSLQGGIKHVTAFYCISCTDDCNLDGIDYITKSVCLSAYPMTAHVQCARVCEGHTRVEPASSVSGSAAGMGVGGGQAKTDRCSAPEPPKRRGEVFPANQAEDNKL
- a CDS encoding conserved hypothetical protein (previous protein_id=AAZ09976.1), whose amino-acid sequence is MSGGARGQLQTMSPSATRLVDVDEAVRILRAACQRRASADALAPLVQSAQHLASNCTPALFSSVLEACDATTAVEAAPKKLTMLNAAWKLLLTIATQEGVEPAYYSAAVTHMVEQLRCGVLTHDWSDTKRVRLAAFFASHVVSTVRAHPQLLLLRTPDATAVIGQLVRLYFAVCVTVATSTLDTEAVSLLYDNIVVRLHAVFDCLGNAAAASTASVHSSEPEAEAACSAEEADGNGAASSVARGAATSGPSAALPPQQRCESPSSVVEELLTHCVSTAVAREVEEAADGGVTVRMALATAALSLYLHVVRGALEATSPSASGTGAGSAKQEGDPGQREAEEDEAATAEATPAQASSWRRLTPRGTQELVMKSLMWWTHCTAEEGQAHTSVTRASLLRVEVLTWAAALPPDVFCSEASDASSAVPPMSLRALWTDRLATVWQQWLFSVRDAPQQSNEPSRAGAAGSLRASESHGVEAMVAAAELDTSGSRDGKTESHVVVAKSTHFASLLLSSVAGTLHSSSAALMVLEAWAELFRRAEEAVTDVASAARSPGIPSTTEDAATIVHLLLRVLADLRCGASSLVEGLLRLQRHDFRDGRCKAGSEQPADFGSAHAMAAIPLQWICAAVALLAYGEEMLGLHSPRAAATAGVECVGEVDGAAGARVIAHLTAVMRAHITPQLCASKVSEMATITETSAVTDATTQMRELLISVRQHASTAGTGRTSAPAKLARRAQPALLLLGVPRAWRALAVAVAQQRPNAPADAGGADAAERCAMELKTVLLSLAPLLASLTHILQSLECESDLSKASEGSELPSGLPYARVARWVAARLLDEVAVVPLTDSPEDAVLVACVRRWTDLAFASGPCTVSEGSAAVRTDDPVALADAAAALLHVLECTTLPLEKLHLSEHATHSLMELLQGDDGSISGEVDKVGGDDDADGRCPSWPALWRREAVQWCEMEKWLLARRRAMEEGEQAEELASAPTLAEALHAAPLHMDATAPPSSNEDLRRGLLYCEAVLRHLQARDLVFLNDTENPSKCRKTENGDDAQADVAAVVQSVERIQELGRAFLLRAGNASGPATSGSTAAVDGAPLPPPLPAASLKASAPPGSEEETCRDVPVITPTDTESVGCRRVPLPAQVIDVE